Proteins from a genomic interval of Methanofollis formosanus:
- a CDS encoding DUF2115 domain-containing protein, whose amino-acid sequence MLAPTREKSGTLLSPEEVETICAEMKGAETKRDLLAVVGRGVSFFQVTDLRAMMGNFRRKTEDLEPGYRRRLLPKVEEQVMGAYHDLALTCRGEKNLEDGPVDASLPAYAEMVAEACRARVAAGKEPDLLFLKYLLAAYTMYVRGRPAHPVGTPFPGGLEVYAEGEVYYCPVREKEGDVPFSLCPYCPARQDTGVCSLHRRDEMERIEKLGVIEKSRRHYHG is encoded by the coding sequence GTGCTCGCCCCGACCCGGGAGAAGAGCGGGACGTTGCTCTCCCCGGAAGAAGTAGAGACGATCTGTGCGGAGATGAAAGGTGCGGAGACGAAGCGTGACCTCCTTGCGGTCGTCGGCCGCGGGGTCTCCTTCTTCCAGGTCACCGACCTGCGGGCGATGATGGGGAACTTCAGGAGAAAGACCGAAGACCTCGAGCCAGGATACCGGCGCCGCCTCCTGCCGAAGGTGGAGGAACAGGTGATGGGGGCGTACCACGACCTCGCCCTCACCTGCCGGGGCGAGAAGAACCTTGAAGATGGCCCGGTGGACGCCTCCCTCCCTGCCTACGCGGAGATGGTCGCGGAGGCCTGCCGGGCCAGGGTGGCGGCCGGGAAAGAGCCCGACCTCCTCTTCCTCAAGTATCTCCTTGCGGCCTACACCATGTACGTCCGCGGCCGCCCCGCCCACCCGGTCGGGACGCCGTTCCCCGGCGGGCTTGAAGTCTACGCCGAGGGCGAGGTATATTATTGTCCGGTCAGGGAGAAGGAAGGTGATGTCCCCTTCTCCCTCTGCCCGTACTGCCCGGCGCGGCAGGACACCGGCGTCTGTTCCCTCCACCGCCGGGACGAGATGGAGAGGATCGAAAAATTAGGGGTCATCGAAAAGTCACGCCGGCACTACCACGGATGA
- a CDS encoding bifunctional metallophosphatase/5'-nucleotidase — MKAVLLLLAVGLLTLSVYGAASLLSHEGPREIAIMTTADLHGHIFPYANDTGASVGGIERIASAKDAIAADVDGWMLLSAGDDLTGPLYATYGGEPELKAMSLAGYTAACPGNHEFDYGVAHYLNATRHAGFPLLSANLEIGDADLAAVIRPSTIVEVDGIRVGLFGLITPDLALITNPGPNVAVDPDYVGTARDEVKVLRDEGADIVVTLSHMGAACDEDLARQVEGIDLIVGGHDHTYVCESVDGPDGWTTLIVHDGSQGECLGVLRCTITDDGIEDWQWETVPMDESVGSDPAVREYLAPFREAMEKQEQEAIGESTVPIDAVKAHLRTREMPLGDLVADAWLAWFDKAEVAVVNSGGIRGDRVFPAGPITRGMLAEIFPFGNEVVVVSMNGTEVRRMFEMSASALGPDFEGIQESGFLQVGGVRVVIDPAMPAYAAVYDKKAVQEVRCEGSRVQSVLVWKDGAWVPVADEGVYTVLVNEYIAGGGDGYALFADIPEERKLRTGIKVIEAVEAYVRARSPLAPVTDGRFATSAGSGSFSSVVVPA; from the coding sequence ATGAAGGCCGTACTGCTCCTCCTCGCTGTTGGCCTCCTCACGCTCTCGGTCTATGGTGCGGCGTCGCTCCTCTCCCATGAAGGTCCACGAGAGATCGCCATCATGACGACGGCCGACCTCCACGGCCACATCTTCCCCTACGCAAACGACACCGGCGCGAGCGTCGGGGGCATCGAGCGGATCGCGAGCGCGAAAGATGCGATCGCAGCAGATGTCGACGGATGGATGCTGCTCTCGGCCGGAGACGACCTGACCGGTCCGCTGTACGCCACCTATGGCGGCGAACCAGAACTGAAGGCCATGAGCCTTGCCGGGTATACCGCGGCCTGCCCGGGCAACCACGAGTTCGACTATGGGGTGGCACATTATCTGAATGCCACCCGCCATGCCGGGTTCCCGCTCCTCTCGGCCAACCTCGAGATCGGCGACGCCGACCTCGCCGCGGTCATCAGGCCCTCTACAATCGTCGAGGTCGACGGGATCAGGGTCGGGCTCTTCGGCCTGATCACCCCCGACCTCGCTCTCATCACCAACCCCGGCCCGAACGTCGCGGTCGACCCCGACTATGTGGGCACGGCCAGAGACGAGGTGAAGGTCCTCAGGGACGAAGGCGCCGATATCGTCGTCACTCTCTCGCATATGGGCGCGGCCTGCGACGAAGACCTTGCACGGCAGGTCGAGGGGATCGATCTCATCGTCGGCGGGCATGACCACACCTATGTCTGCGAGAGCGTCGACGGCCCGGACGGGTGGACGACGCTCATCGTCCATGACGGCAGTCAGGGCGAGTGTCTCGGTGTCCTGAGGTGCACGATAACCGACGACGGGATCGAGGACTGGCAGTGGGAGACGGTGCCGATGGACGAATCGGTCGGGTCCGACCCGGCGGTCAGGGAGTATCTCGCGCCCTTCAGGGAGGCGATGGAAAAGCAGGAGCAGGAGGCGATCGGCGAGAGCACGGTGCCGATCGACGCCGTGAAGGCGCACCTGCGCACGCGGGAGATGCCGCTCGGCGACCTGGTCGCCGATGCCTGGCTGGCATGGTTCGACAAGGCCGAGGTCGCCGTTGTCAACAGCGGGGGGATCAGGGGCGACCGCGTCTTCCCGGCAGGCCCGATCACGCGGGGGATGCTCGCCGAGATCTTTCCGTTCGGCAACGAGGTCGTGGTCGTCAGCATGAACGGGACCGAGGTGCGCCGGATGTTTGAGATGAGCGCATCGGCCCTTGGCCCCGACTTCGAGGGCATTCAGGAGTCGGGGTTCCTCCAGGTCGGCGGGGTGCGGGTGGTGATTGACCCTGCGATGCCTGCCTATGCCGCGGTCTATGATAAAAAAGCGGTCCAGGAAGTGCGGTGCGAAGGCTCACGGGTGCAATCGGTGCTGGTCTGGAAAGACGGGGCATGGGTGCCGGTCGCGGACGAAGGCGTGTACACCGTCCTGGTCAACGAGTATATTGCGGGAGGAGGGGACGGGTATGCCCTCTTCGCCGATATACCGGAGGAACGAAAACTCAGGACCGGGATCAAGGTCATCGAGGCGGTGGAGGCCTATGTCAGGGCCCGTTCGCCCCTCGCCCCGGTCACCGACGGGCGGTTCGCCACCTCTGCCGGATCAGGTTCTTTCTCATCCGTGGTAGTGCCGGCGTGA
- a CDS encoding universal stress protein, translating to MVSWLFDRVVFATDFSQNAEEAGAVVPLLPRLGRVTLLHVLGPGEEGRPWFAGQSLQSPEEAAERALSKCAEAYRRTGVKEVGYRIVRSGDGVVATAVLTAAREEEATAVVVGAQGYGLIGTLLLGSVSTRVLEEAGVHVVIARDGAERQRPGNTPVLCPVAFGRPSREAAALLPALGADEVVLLHVLTSGHSVEEEQAAEEELARLKSHQESCGIEVRTLLRTGRPSDEIVRTARDAGAGLIVIPRLGRTDYIRNIRIGSTALAVARKAPCSVLVLARPSDLHEEVRELAPEEFPLAEDIWTGYHGQTADPATDRIFGLFVEGTLATVARCRRHPDGLEVDGVFTPMEMRGRGYARKVTEALVGACGGEDLYMHSTLQLVEFYGDYGFVSIPESDLPSSIRARFSFAIGDLEGANVRPMMRPASDGLPE from the coding sequence ATGGTTTCCTGGCTCTTTGATCGGGTGGTCTTTGCAACAGATTTTTCTCAGAACGCAGAGGAGGCGGGAGCGGTGGTGCCTCTCCTGCCGCGCCTCGGGCGGGTGACGCTGCTCCATGTTCTCGGGCCCGGGGAGGAAGGGCGACCGTGGTTCGCAGGTCAGTCGTTGCAGTCGCCCGAGGAAGCGGCGGAACGGGCGCTCTCAAAGTGTGCCGAAGCGTACCGGAGGACCGGAGTGAAGGAAGTCGGGTACCGCATTGTCCGTTCCGGGGACGGGGTGGTCGCCACTGCGGTCCTGACCGCGGCCAGGGAGGAGGAGGCGACGGCGGTCGTCGTCGGCGCCCAGGGATACGGACTCATCGGCACGCTTCTTCTCGGGAGTGTCTCGACCAGGGTGCTGGAGGAGGCAGGGGTCCATGTGGTGATCGCCAGGGACGGCGCCGAAAGACAGCGTCCGGGAAACACTCCGGTCCTCTGCCCGGTGGCCTTCGGCCGCCCGTCACGAGAGGCGGCGGCACTCCTTCCCGCCCTCGGGGCCGATGAGGTGGTGCTCCTCCATGTGCTCACGAGTGGTCATAGCGTGGAGGAAGAGCAGGCCGCCGAGGAGGAACTCGCGAGGTTGAAGAGTCACCAGGAGTCCTGCGGAATCGAGGTGCGGACCCTTCTCAGGACCGGCCGGCCCTCCGACGAGATCGTCAGGACGGCCAGGGACGCAGGGGCCGGGCTGATCGTCATCCCTCGTCTTGGCAGGACCGACTATATCAGGAACATCCGGATCGGGAGCACCGCCCTGGCCGTCGCCAGGAAGGCGCCGTGCTCGGTCCTGGTCCTTGCCCGGCCCTCCGACCTCCACGAGGAGGTACGTGAACTTGCGCCCGAGGAATTCCCACTCGCCGAGGATATCTGGACCGGGTACCACGGGCAGACGGCCGACCCGGCGACCGACCGGATCTTCGGGCTCTTTGTGGAGGGGACGCTCGCGACAGTGGCCAGGTGCCGCCGCCACCCCGACGGTCTGGAGGTGGACGGCGTCTTCACCCCCATGGAGATGCGAGGCCGGGGGTATGCCAGGAAGGTCACCGAAGCGCTGGTCGGTGCCTGCGGCGGAGAAGACCTGTACATGCACTCGACCCTCCAGCTTGTCGAATTTTACGGGGACTATGGTTTTGTCTCCATCCCCGAATCCGACCTCCCCTCCTCGATCAGGGCGCGGTTCTCCTTCGCCATCGGCGACCTTGAAGGGGCGAACGTCCGGCCGATGATGCGCCCGGCCTCCGACGGTCTCCCTGAATAA
- a CDS encoding SagB/ThcOx family dehydrogenase, translated as MQRTMSRTGRTFLEETKFVYLAPSDQVLGRPQPPLERPHAGPVTSLPPPEDADLRPVDLVEAIARRRSVRTYAPEPLPLATLSYLLWCSQGVTSVYRDAWTFRTVPSAGARHALETYLLINQVEGLAPGLYHYAALSHGLSEIEAPEDAAEAVEEALISQPMVGNAAVVFLWAADISRMTWRYGERGYRYIFMDAGHACQNLYLGAEAVGCGVCAMAAFDDDALNALLGLDGERLFAIYAAAVGQKG; from the coding sequence ATGCAGAGAACAATGAGCCGTACCGGACGTACCTTTCTTGAAGAGACGAAGTTTGTGTACCTCGCACCGTCAGACCAGGTGCTCGGCAGGCCGCAACCGCCGCTCGAGCGCCCGCATGCCGGGCCGGTGACATCGCTCCCGCCTCCAGAAGATGCCGACCTCAGGCCGGTCGACCTGGTCGAGGCGATCGCCCGAAGACGGAGCGTTCGCACCTATGCTCCGGAACCCCTGCCGCTTGCCACCCTCTCGTACCTTCTCTGGTGCTCGCAGGGTGTGACCTCGGTCTACAGAGACGCCTGGACCTTCAGGACCGTGCCGTCGGCCGGGGCACGCCACGCTCTGGAGACTTATCTCCTCATAAATCAGGTGGAAGGGCTTGCACCGGGGCTGTACCATTATGCAGCCCTCTCACATGGTCTCTCAGAGATCGAAGCCCCTGAGGACGCTGCCGAAGCCGTCGAGGAGGCGCTGATCAGCCAGCCGATGGTCGGCAACGCCGCCGTCGTCTTCCTCTGGGCGGCCGACATCTCCCGGATGACCTGGCGGTACGGCGAGCGGGGCTACCGGTACATCTTCATGGACGCCGGGCATGCCTGCCAGAACCTCTATCTTGGTGCCGAAGCCGTCGGGTGCGGGGTCTGTGCCATGGCCGCCTTCGACGACGACGCCCTCAATGCTCTCCTCGGCCTCGACGGTGAGAGGCTCTTCGCCATCTACGCCGCCGCGGTAGGGCAGAAGGGGTAA
- a CDS encoding ABC transporter substrate-binding protein yields MRAGTFTLLLVLLLLTTAPAAALQAPTDTVSEDEFVRMVLSFLTGGEDAPDLATVEGAASHLAIPSKQSRTVTDLSGRQITLDGPVKRVVVFNGETLETMRTLGVDPSLVVGVDKYSVERESFFPEYRGTPVVGSIWSPDYEQVITLQPDTVFLYATTSKESCDEIQRKLEDSIPGVKVFRFDCFTPETYADEVLALGTIFGKETRAERFATFYTGALENLSAANAGAPEGERPTVYLENWKDYKTGSAGSGYEKKITLAGGKNIFSDLPTDYPEVDPEAVIAADPDVIVKLIGEGAYPYGGYADTENEKVAEVYDSLAARPGWQSLTAVKGDRLHLLHNNIFGGPQHFIGMTYLAEWYYPDLASTLDPQSLHRTYLKEFQHLDIDPADRIFVYP; encoded by the coding sequence GTGAGAGCAGGGACCTTCACTCTTCTTCTCGTTCTCCTCCTCCTCACCACCGCGCCGGCGGCCGCCCTCCAGGCCCCGACCGACACGGTCTCTGAAGATGAGTTTGTCAGGATGGTCCTCTCCTTCCTCACCGGTGGAGAGGACGCCCCTGACCTGGCGACCGTAGAGGGGGCCGCGTCCCACCTCGCCATCCCGTCGAAACAATCGCGGACCGTCACCGACCTCTCCGGCCGGCAGATCACCCTCGACGGGCCGGTGAAGCGGGTCGTCGTCTTCAACGGGGAGACCCTGGAGACGATGCGGACCCTTGGCGTGGATCCCTCCCTGGTCGTCGGGGTGGACAAGTACTCCGTAGAGCGGGAGTCCTTCTTCCCCGAGTACCGGGGGACCCCGGTGGTCGGGAGTATCTGGTCCCCCGACTACGAGCAGGTGATCACCCTTCAGCCCGACACCGTCTTCCTGTACGCCACCACCAGCAAGGAGTCCTGCGACGAGATCCAGCGAAAACTCGAGGACTCGATCCCTGGCGTGAAGGTCTTCAGGTTCGACTGCTTCACCCCTGAGACCTATGCCGACGAGGTTCTGGCACTCGGCACGATCTTTGGCAAGGAGACCAGGGCCGAACGCTTCGCCACCTTTTATACCGGTGCCCTCGAGAACCTCTCGGCCGCCAACGCCGGTGCCCCTGAGGGCGAGCGTCCCACGGTCTATCTGGAGAACTGGAAGGACTACAAAACCGGATCGGCCGGGTCAGGATATGAGAAGAAGATCACCCTGGCAGGCGGGAAGAACATCTTCTCAGATCTCCCGACCGACTACCCTGAGGTCGACCCCGAAGCGGTCATCGCCGCCGATCCTGACGTGATCGTCAAACTCATCGGCGAAGGCGCCTACCCATACGGCGGGTATGCGGACACCGAGAACGAGAAGGTCGCCGAAGTCTACGACTCCCTCGCCGCGCGGCCGGGGTGGCAGAGCCTCACCGCCGTGAAGGGCGACCGTCTCCACCTCCTCCACAACAACATCTTCGGCGGCCCGCAGCACTTCATCGGGATGACCTACCTTGCCGAGTGGTACTATCCTGATCTTGCCTCGACCCTCGACCCACAGTCCCTCCACCGCACCTACTTGAAGGAGTTCCAGCACCTGGACATCGATCCAGCCGACAGGATCTTTGTCTACCCCTGA
- a CDS encoding FecCD family ABC transporter permease — MTPDALREEIAAARRKRAVFFLSSILALFALIGVAVTLGSAGFSVAEAYRAVLAGLFPDFFESSDLAKTIVWDFRLHRVLFAVAAGFGLAVAGVVMQGILRNPLASPFTLGIASAASTGASVAIVLGAGFVGGSYLIVGNAFLFALLAAFIIYAMARYRGMGATSMILAGIALMYLFSAVTSLLQYLGTADELQEVVFWMFGSLDRSSWPKLGIVTALLLVCMPYLVYRAWDLNALAEGDEIAESLGVPVNRSMTIFMFIASLLTAAVICFTGTIGFIGLVAPHITRMVVGTDHRFLLPASGLVGALLLLGADSLARTLLAPTVLPVGIMTAFLGVPFFIYLFMRRRDAGW, encoded by the coding sequence ATGACACCAGACGCACTCAGGGAAGAAATAGCGGCCGCCCGGCGTAAAAGGGCGGTCTTCTTTCTCTCCTCCATTCTGGCTCTGTTCGCCCTGATCGGTGTGGCCGTCACCCTCGGGAGCGCTGGGTTCTCGGTCGCCGAGGCCTATCGCGCCGTCCTCGCCGGACTCTTTCCTGACTTTTTTGAGTCATCAGATCTGGCGAAGACGATCGTCTGGGACTTCCGCCTCCACCGCGTGCTCTTCGCCGTCGCCGCCGGGTTCGGACTCGCGGTGGCGGGAGTGGTGATGCAGGGGATCCTCAGGAACCCGCTGGCAAGTCCGTTCACCCTGGGCATCGCCTCGGCCGCCTCGACCGGCGCTTCGGTGGCGATCGTCCTCGGCGCCGGTTTTGTCGGCGGAAGTTATCTCATCGTCGGGAACGCCTTCCTCTTCGCGCTCCTCGCGGCCTTCATCATCTATGCGATGGCGAGGTACCGGGGAATGGGGGCCACCTCGATGATCCTTGCCGGTATCGCTCTGATGTACCTCTTCTCGGCGGTCACCTCGCTGCTGCAGTACCTGGGAACAGCCGACGAACTCCAGGAGGTCGTCTTCTGGATGTTCGGGTCTCTGGATCGGTCGTCCTGGCCGAAACTCGGGATCGTCACCGCTCTCCTCCTGGTCTGCATGCCCTACCTCGTCTACCGCGCCTGGGACCTCAACGCCCTGGCCGAGGGCGACGAGATCGCCGAGAGCCTCGGCGTCCCGGTCAACCGCTCGATGACCATCTTCATGTTCATCGCCTCGCTTCTCACCGCGGCGGTGATCTGTTTCACCGGGACGATCGGGTTCATCGGCCTCGTCGCCCCACACATCACCAGGATGGTGGTGGGCACCGACCACCGGTTCCTCCTCCCGGCCTCCGGACTGGTGGGGGCGCTCCTCCTCCTCGGGGCCGACAGCCTGGCCAGGACCCTCCTCGCCCCGACAGTCCTGCCGGTCGGGATCATGACCGCTTTCCTGGGTGTCCCGTTCTTCATCTATCTCTTCATGCGCAGGAGGGACGCCGGGTGGTGA
- a CDS encoding ABC transporter ATP-binding protein: protein MVRLEVEGLSFSYRDRPVLEGVGFAAESPGVVGLVGPNGSGKTTLIKCIDGILRPEGTALLDGATVASLPRPEVARRVAYVPQGITNHSHATVYETVLMGRRPHLSWRVSEEDEEAVVRAMEALKVEAFAFRRLRDLSGGERQRVMVARALAQGSPLMLLDEPTSALDLRNGMEVMETVGRLAHEGDGRLVVMAIHDLTLAARSCTMLVVLKHGRVHASGPPAEVLTPDLIAEVYGVEAAVEERDGVPYIFPLRPRPDL from the coding sequence GTGGTGAGGCTTGAGGTGGAAGGCCTCTCCTTCTCGTACCGCGACCGACCGGTCCTCGAAGGGGTCGGGTTTGCTGCGGAGAGCCCGGGAGTGGTCGGACTCGTCGGCCCGAACGGGTCGGGCAAGACGACGCTGATCAAGTGCATCGACGGGATACTCAGACCAGAGGGAACGGCCCTCCTTGACGGAGCGACTGTAGCCTCTCTTCCCAGGCCCGAGGTCGCCAGACGGGTCGCTTATGTCCCGCAGGGGATCACGAACCACTCGCACGCCACCGTCTACGAGACCGTCCTGATGGGGCGCCGCCCGCACCTCTCCTGGCGGGTGAGCGAGGAGGACGAGGAGGCAGTGGTGAGGGCAATGGAGGCGTTGAAGGTGGAAGCGTTCGCCTTCAGACGGCTCCGCGACCTCTCCGGCGGGGAGCGGCAGCGGGTGATGGTCGCGCGGGCCCTGGCCCAGGGTTCGCCGCTCATGCTCCTTGACGAACCGACGAGCGCCCTTGACCTCAGAAACGGGATGGAGGTGATGGAGACGGTCGGCAGGCTTGCCCATGAGGGCGACGGGCGCCTGGTGGTGATGGCCATCCACGACCTCACCCTCGCCGCCCGTTCGTGCACGATGCTCGTCGTTCTGAAGCACGGCCGGGTCCATGCCAGCGGCCCACCGGCCGAGGTGCTCACCCCCGACCTCATCGCCGAGGTCTATGGGGTCGAGGCGGCGGTCGAGGAGCGCGACGGGGTGCCCTATATCTTCCCGCTCAGGCCGCGGCCTGACCTTTGA